From Bacillus marinisedimentorum, the proteins below share one genomic window:
- the hprK gene encoding HPr(Ser) kinase/phosphatase has translation MPKVRTQDLIKRFNLELIAGEEGIGRPITTSDISRPGLEMAGYFAYYPGDRLQLLGKTELSFYEGLQHAEKANRMERLCQDVTPGIIVSRELDVPEELIEACERESVPLLRSAMKTTRLSSHITNYLESRLAPMTAVHGVLVDVYGVGVMITGNSGVGKSETALELVKRGHRLVADDSVEIRQEDINTLVGTPPELIRHLLEIRGLGIINVMTLFGAGAVRNYKKISLVMNLELWDQNKQYDRLGLEEDKMKIIDTEITKMTVPVRPGRNLAVIIEVAAMNFRLKQMGMNAAEEFSARLTDAINDRDQDDF, from the coding sequence GTGCCAAAAGTGCGTACACAGGATTTGATTAAACGATTCAATCTTGAATTGATTGCTGGTGAAGAAGGGATCGGCCGTCCGATTACGACGAGTGATATTTCGAGGCCCGGCCTGGAAATGGCGGGCTACTTTGCATATTATCCAGGCGACCGGCTGCAGCTGCTCGGCAAAACGGAGCTTTCATTTTATGAAGGTCTTCAGCATGCTGAAAAAGCAAACAGGATGGAGCGGCTCTGCCAGGACGTAACACCGGGCATTATCGTATCAAGGGAACTGGACGTGCCGGAAGAGCTGATTGAAGCATGCGAGCGTGAAAGTGTGCCGCTGTTGCGCTCAGCGATGAAAACGACGAGGCTGTCCAGCCATATCACCAATTATCTTGAAAGCAGGCTTGCGCCGATGACTGCCGTGCATGGCGTGCTTGTTGATGTGTATGGTGTAGGTGTGATGATCACCGGTAACAGCGGTGTTGGTAAAAGTGAAACAGCGCTTGAGCTTGTTAAGCGCGGCCATCGGCTAGTCGCAGATGACAGTGTGGAAATCCGTCAGGAGGATATCAATACACTGGTGGGAACGCCGCCGGAACTGATCCGCCATCTCCTTGAAATCCGCGGACTGGGCATTATTAATGTCATGACTCTGTTTGGAGCGGGGGCGGTCCGAAATTATAAAAAAATTTCGCTTGTTATGAATCTGGAATTATGGGATCAGAACAAGCAGTACGACCGGCTTGGGCTTGAAGAGGACAAGATGAAAATTATTGATACCGAAATCACAAAGATGACTGTTCCGGTCAGGCCGGGACGAAACCTTGCTGTCATTATTGAGGTGGCGGCGATGAATTTCCGTTTGAAGCAGATGGGGATGAATGCGGCCGAAGAATTTTCCGCCCGTCTTACCGATGCGATCAATGACCGGGACCAGGATGACTTTTAA
- the uvrA gene encoding excinuclease ABC subunit UvrA has protein sequence MSVDHIHVKGARAHNLKNLDISIPRDKLVVLTGLSGSGKSSLAFDTIYAEGQRRYVESLSAYARQFLGQMDKPDVDSIEGLSPAISIDQKTTSRNPRSTVGTVTEIYDYLRLLFARVGRPVCPKHGTEISSQTIQQMTDRILEYPERTKLQVLAPLVSGRKGEHVKVFEEIKKEGYVRIRVDGDMMEVTDDIKLEKNKKHSIEVVIDRIVVKDGISSRLSDSLETALRLGEGRVLIDVIGEEELLFSEHHACPECGFSIGELEPRMFSFNSPYGACPTCDGLGTKLEVDLDLVIPDWSKTLREHAIAPWEPTSSQYYPQLLESVANHYGIDMDMPVKNLPKNQMDKILYGSGKDKIHFRYENDFGQVRNNNIYFEGVIANVERRYKETGSDYIREQMEKYMAQKACPTCKGHRLKKESLAVKINGNHVGEVTALSIQEAKDFFESVELTEKERQIARLILREINERLGFLVNVGLDYLTLSRSAGTLSGGEAQRIRLATQIGSRLTGVLYILDEPSIGLHQRDNDRLINTLQNMRDIGNTLIVVEHDEDTMLAADHLIDIGPGAGAHGGEIVAAGTPQEVMEDDDSLTGQYLSGKKFIPLPAKRRKPDGRYVEVKGAKENNLKNINVKFPLGMFTCVTGVSGSGKSTLVNEILYKGLAQKLYRTNLKPGAHREMKGLDYLDKVIDIDQSPIGRTPRSNPATYTGVFDDIRDVFARTNEAKMRGYKKGRFSFNVKGGRCEACRGDGIIKIEMHFLPDVYVPCEVCHGKRYNRETLEVRYKDKNIADVLEMTVNEALDFFANIPKIRRKLQTIVDVGLGYIHLGQPATTLSGGEAQRVKLASELHRRSTGRSFYILDEPTTGLHVDDIARLLKVLQRLVDNGDTVIVIEHNLDIIKAADYLVDLGPEGGDRGGTLIASGTPEKIAKTEDSYTGKYLGPILERDRKRMENRLKEKESVGNK, from the coding sequence ATGTCAGTTGACCATATACATGTAAAAGGGGCCAGGGCCCATAACTTGAAAAACCTTGATATCTCCATTCCAAGGGACAAGCTTGTCGTGCTGACCGGGCTCTCCGGCTCCGGCAAGTCTTCTCTTGCGTTTGATACAATTTATGCAGAAGGGCAGCGGCGCTATGTCGAGTCGCTGTCTGCCTATGCCCGCCAGTTCCTCGGGCAAATGGATAAGCCGGATGTCGATTCGATTGAAGGGCTGTCACCCGCGATTTCGATCGATCAGAAAACAACGAGCCGCAATCCGCGTTCGACGGTCGGGACGGTGACGGAGATCTATGACTACTTGCGGCTGCTTTTTGCACGTGTCGGCCGGCCGGTGTGCCCGAAGCACGGAACCGAAATCTCATCGCAGACAATCCAGCAGATGACTGACCGGATTCTGGAATATCCGGAACGGACGAAGCTGCAGGTGCTGGCGCCGCTCGTTTCCGGTCGCAAAGGCGAGCACGTGAAAGTATTTGAAGAGATTAAAAAGGAAGGCTACGTCCGTATCCGTGTCGATGGTGACATGATGGAAGTGACCGATGACATCAAGTTGGAAAAAAACAAGAAGCATTCCATCGAAGTCGTAATCGACCGGATTGTCGTGAAGGACGGAATTTCTTCGCGTCTTTCTGATTCACTTGAAACGGCACTGCGGCTTGGTGAAGGCCGTGTGTTAATTGATGTCATCGGCGAAGAGGAGCTGCTGTTCAGTGAACATCATGCTTGCCCGGAATGCGGATTTTCCATCGGCGAGCTTGAGCCGAGGATGTTTTCCTTCAACTCGCCTTATGGCGCCTGTCCGACGTGTGACGGACTTGGCACAAAGCTTGAAGTCGACCTTGACCTAGTGATTCCTGATTGGAGCAAGACGCTGCGCGAGCATGCGATCGCACCATGGGAGCCGACAAGCTCGCAATACTATCCGCAGCTGCTTGAAAGTGTCGCCAACCATTACGGCATTGATATGGATATGCCGGTGAAAAACCTGCCGAAGAACCAGATGGATAAGATTTTATACGGAAGCGGCAAGGATAAAATCCATTTCCGCTACGAGAATGACTTTGGCCAGGTCCGTAATAATAACATTTATTTTGAAGGCGTCATCGCCAATGTGGAGCGCCGCTATAAAGAGACGGGCTCCGATTATATCCGTGAGCAGATGGAAAAGTATATGGCGCAAAAAGCATGTCCGACCTGTAAAGGCCATCGCCTGAAGAAGGAAAGCCTTGCAGTTAAAATTAACGGAAATCATGTCGGTGAAGTTACCGCGCTTTCGATCCAGGAAGCGAAGGACTTTTTTGAAAGCGTCGAGCTGACTGAAAAAGAACGGCAGATTGCCCGCCTCATTTTACGGGAGATCAATGAACGCCTCGGATTCCTTGTCAATGTCGGGCTTGATTATTTGACACTGAGCCGCTCAGCCGGCACGCTGTCCGGCGGGGAAGCGCAGCGGATCCGGCTTGCAACCCAAATCGGCTCCCGCCTGACCGGGGTGCTGTACATTCTCGATGAACCGTCGATTGGTCTGCATCAGCGTGACAATGACCGGCTCATCAATACTTTGCAGAATATGCGCGATATCGGCAACACACTTATTGTCGTAGAGCATGATGAGGATACGATGCTCGCTGCCGACCATTTGATCGACATCGGTCCGGGTGCCGGTGCGCATGGCGGAGAAATCGTTGCGGCCGGTACGCCGCAGGAAGTGATGGAAGATGACGATTCCCTGACAGGCCAGTACCTTTCCGGTAAAAAGTTCATCCCGCTGCCGGCCAAGCGCCGCAAGCCTGACGGCAGGTATGTGGAAGTGAAGGGCGCAAAGGAAAACAACTTGAAGAACATCAACGTCAAGTTTCCGCTCGGCATGTTCACGTGTGTGACCGGTGTATCGGGATCCGGGAAAAGTACGCTCGTGAATGAGATTTTATATAAAGGGCTCGCCCAGAAGCTTTATCGGACAAATTTGAAGCCGGGTGCCCACCGGGAAATGAAAGGCCTCGATTATCTTGATAAGGTAATCGATATCGACCAGTCTCCGATCGGCCGGACGCCGCGTTCCAATCCGGCTACGTATACAGGTGTTTTCGATGATATCCGTGATGTATTCGCCCGGACGAATGAAGCGAAAATGCGCGGCTATAAAAAGGGGCGCTTCTCCTTTAACGTGAAGGGGGGGCGCTGTGAAGCATGCCGCGGCGACGGGATCATCAAAATTGAAATGCACTTCCTCCCGGATGTGTACGTCCCGTGCGAAGTATGCCATGGGAAACGGTATAACCGCGAAACGCTGGAAGTCCGCTACAAGGATAAAAACATTGCGGATGTACTTGAGATGACGGTCAATGAAGCGCTTGACTTCTTCGCGAATATCCCGAAAATCAGGCGCAAGCTGCAGACGATTGTTGATGTCGGGCTCGGGTACATTCATCTCGGGCAGCCGGCGACGACGCTGTCCGGAGGCGAGGCGCAGCGCGTTAAGCTTGCTTCTGAACTGCACCGCCGCTCCACCGGCCGCTCGTTCTACATTCTGGACGAGCCGACAACCGGTCTTCATGTGGATGATATCGCACGCCTGCTGAAAGTGCTGCAGCGGCTAGTCGATAACGGTGATACAGTCATTGTCATCGAGCATAACCTTGATATCATCAAAGCGGCCGACTATTTGGTCGACCTTGGCCCTGAAGGCGGAGACAGGGGCGGAACCTTGATCGCTTCCGGCACGCCGGAAAAAATCGCCAAAACCGAAGATTCCTACACCGGCAAATACCTTGGCCCAATCCTCGAACGCGACCGGAAACGCATGGAAAACCGGCTCAAGGAAAAGGAATCTGTCGGAAATAAATAA
- the proI gene encoding pyrroline-5-carboxylate reductase ProI has translation MEVKKVSVLGAGSMAEALISGFLAKDLYEPQQLMAANRSNSDRLSELTRLYGIQTTHDRETLMKDADILILAVKPKDTASALETIKPYIKPHQLVISVLAGVHTETIADLLGKAVPVVRAMPNTSAAIGMSATAIAPGEHAEIRHVLTAEKLFESVGLVSIVSEHDMDAVTGLSGSGPAYVYYLVEAMEKAAEKIGLEQKVGKDLILQTIIGAAEMLKTSPKHPSQLRKEVTSPGGTTQAGLEVLEAQKYQEAMIECIKAAANRATVMGEEYKKALNNTK, from the coding sequence ATGGAAGTGAAAAAAGTCAGCGTACTGGGTGCCGGCTCAATGGCAGAAGCGCTCATATCCGGGTTTTTGGCGAAGGATCTTTATGAACCGCAGCAGCTCATGGCTGCAAACCGGAGCAACAGTGATAGGCTTTCTGAATTAACGAGGCTGTACGGCATACAGACGACACATGACAGGGAAACGTTAATGAAAGACGCCGATATTTTAATCCTCGCGGTAAAACCGAAGGATACGGCGAGTGCGCTTGAGACGATCAAGCCTTACATTAAACCTCATCAGCTCGTCATTTCTGTACTTGCAGGTGTGCATACGGAAACGATTGCTGATCTGCTCGGAAAAGCGGTCCCGGTTGTCAGGGCCATGCCGAATACATCGGCAGCCATCGGCATGTCAGCAACTGCCATCGCCCCTGGCGAACATGCGGAAATCCGCCATGTCCTCACGGCTGAGAAGCTATTCGAGTCAGTCGGCCTCGTTTCAATTGTGAGCGAACACGATATGGATGCAGTGACAGGATTATCAGGAAGCGGTCCTGCATATGTGTATTATCTGGTTGAAGCAATGGAAAAGGCGGCGGAAAAAATCGGCCTCGAACAAAAGGTCGGAAAGGATTTGATCCTGCAGACAATCATCGGTGCAGCGGAAATGCTGAAAACGAGCCCGAAGCACCCTTCACAGCTCCGCAAGGAAGTCACAAGCCCCGGCGGCACGACCCAGGCCGGTCTCGAAGTGCTCGAAGCCCAGAAGTATCAGGAAGCGATGATCGAATGCATTAAGGCTGCAGCCAACCGTGCCACCGTAATGGGCGAAGAATACAAAAAGGCACTGAATAATACAAAGTGA
- a CDS encoding phage holin family protein, translating into MNWIINLIVNTIVLMVVAGYFESFHLEGFGAAVLASIILSILNVIVKPILVILTLPVTIMSLGLFLFVINAVTLYLTQAIMGDSFIIEGFGSAIVAAIVISLLNLLIQNFIVEPLRDRK; encoded by the coding sequence ATGAACTGGATCATTAACTTGATTGTGAATACCATTGTGTTAATGGTAGTCGCAGGATATTTCGAATCCTTTCATCTAGAAGGGTTTGGAGCGGCTGTTTTGGCGAGTATCATTTTATCGATCCTGAATGTGATCGTGAAACCTATTCTCGTCATTCTTACATTGCCGGTCACGATCATGTCGCTCGGCTTGTTCCTGTTTGTCATAAATGCCGTAACGCTTTATTTGACACAGGCTATTATGGGTGACTCCTTTATTATCGAGGGATTCGGGTCGGCGATTGTCGCAGCAATTGTCATTTCGCTGCTGAACCTGCTGATTCAAAACTTTATCGTAGAACCGCTCCGTGATCGAAAGTAA
- the ppaX gene encoding pyrophosphatase PpaX: MKIDTVLFDLDGTLIDTNELIISSFMHTLNHYYPGQYGREDCLQFMGPPLKESFSSLDPDRVDEMVDTYRKHNIENHDKYVEAFDGVVETLETLHKHEYKLGIVTTKMRQTVKMGMELTGIDRFFDVVVTLDDVINAKPDPEPVEKALFQLGSRREHAIMIGDNHHDIVSGQNAGTYTAGVAWTAKGRKHLEAYDPDFMLENMQDLLKLIGVGNREKDRTL, from the coding sequence ATGAAAATTGATACGGTGCTGTTTGACCTAGATGGAACGCTGATCGATACAAATGAATTGATCATTTCGTCGTTCATGCATACGCTGAACCACTATTATCCTGGACAGTATGGCAGGGAGGACTGCCTGCAGTTCATGGGGCCACCCCTGAAAGAGAGTTTTTCCTCTCTCGACCCTGACCGGGTGGATGAAATGGTGGATACGTACCGGAAACATAATATTGAAAATCATGATAAGTACGTGGAAGCGTTTGATGGTGTCGTCGAGACGCTTGAAACGCTTCATAAGCATGAATATAAACTTGGGATTGTAACCACAAAGATGAGGCAGACGGTGAAAATGGGAATGGAATTGACCGGCATCGACCGTTTCTTTGATGTTGTTGTCACGCTTGATGATGTGATAAATGCCAAGCCCGATCCGGAGCCGGTTGAAAAGGCGCTGTTCCAGCTCGGCAGCCGGCGCGAGCATGCAATCATGATTGGAGACAATCACCATGATATCGTGTCCGGCCAAAACGCGGGAACGTATACAGCAGGTGTCGCCTGGACCGCAAAAGGGCGCAAACATCTTGAAGCCTACGATCCCGACTTCATGCTTGAAAACATGCAGGATTTGCTGAAGCTGATCGGAGTGGGTAACCGTGAGAAGGACCGAACGCTATAA
- a CDS encoding DUF4097 family beta strand repeat-containing protein has product MNEEKRRILKLVEEGSLKAEEAAILLEALESKKEQPGEQEKEEPADSTLSTHVDPASKQGGKSYKQSATVDRFFDFIDTAVQKIKDFDLDFNFGQAFEVNHTYQHKDVYLQKINIDLSNGDVKLIPWQEKDVKVECQAKVYRVRSQEEARKTFMQSVDFSISGSSLHFGTQKKQMKVFTTIYIPEAHYEDVSVRMFNGAVTGNNISADSVKAKTANGNLTFSGLKGKEVELETANGHIAVKESSGTELEAETLNGKITMDASYVKTDLNSLNGDIVCRLTDARPERLFIRTTTGNVDLFVDEEAMVDGSLKSMLGGFKCDLPEVKVMEEQKDVVQKSLRFKANEGKPTTLFVEAETKTGSIVLKNRTE; this is encoded by the coding sequence ATGAATGAGGAGAAAAGACGAATTTTAAAGCTTGTTGAGGAAGGGAGCCTGAAAGCGGAGGAAGCGGCAATTCTGCTTGAAGCGCTCGAGTCAAAGAAGGAGCAGCCCGGTGAGCAAGAGAAGGAAGAGCCTGCCGACAGTACGCTTTCAACACATGTTGATCCGGCAAGCAAACAGGGCGGGAAAAGCTATAAACAGTCGGCGACGGTTGATCGTTTCTTTGACTTCATCGACACAGCTGTGCAGAAAATAAAAGATTTTGATTTGGACTTCAATTTTGGCCAGGCATTTGAGGTCAACCATACGTATCAGCATAAGGATGTTTATTTACAGAAGATCAATATTGACCTGTCAAACGGTGATGTCAAACTAATTCCGTGGCAGGAGAAGGATGTAAAAGTCGAGTGCCAGGCAAAAGTGTACCGGGTCCGCTCACAAGAAGAAGCCCGGAAGACGTTTATGCAAAGTGTCGACTTTTCGATCAGCGGCAGTTCGCTTCATTTCGGCACCCAGAAAAAACAGATGAAGGTATTTACAACAATATATATTCCGGAAGCGCACTATGAGGATGTGTCGGTGCGCATGTTTAACGGGGCAGTCACCGGGAACAATATTAGCGCCGATTCAGTTAAGGCGAAGACTGCAAACGGCAATCTCACTTTCTCGGGATTAAAAGGGAAAGAAGTGGAGCTGGAAACAGCGAACGGCCATATTGCAGTAAAAGAAAGCAGCGGAACCGAGCTTGAGGCCGAAACGCTGAATGGAAAAATTACGATGGACGCATCCTATGTTAAAACGGACTTGAACAGTCTGAACGGCGATATTGTGTGCAGGCTTACCGATGCAAGGCCTGAGCGATTGTTCATCCGCACAACGACAGGAAATGTCGATCTCTTTGTCGATGAGGAAGCAATGGTTGACGGCAGCCTGAAGTCGATGCTTGGCGGCTTCAAGTGTGATTTGCCTGAAGTGAAAGTGATGGAAGAGCAGAAGGATGTCGTTCAGAAGTCATTGCGCTTCAAGGCGAATGAAGGTAAGCCGACAACCCTGTTTGTGGAAGCTGAAACGAAAACGGGCTCGATTGTCCTTAAAAACAGGACTGAATAG
- a CDS encoding nucleoside recognition domain-containing protein, which produces MQTLKRGLFVGLNTTWTLGKVIFPITLIVTLLRYTPVLPWVIARLEPLMGWLGLSGDAAIPLVIGNFLNLYAAIGAILTLDLTVKEVFILAVMLSFSHNLLIESTVAARVGIKIWVVTLVRISLAVFSAVMINIAWSGGGELAQYGLVQSTEAEVSGWFNILLQGIEKASLGIIQLALIVIPLMIAIQYMKEKDWLDAFSRRLAPFTRMLGMKENTSMTLVAGLTIGLAYGAGVMIQAVKEDGVEKRDLYLAFIFLVSCHAVVEDTLIFVPLGIPVWPLLAIRLVTAILLTMAVAFFWPRFETAHRKEATYEN; this is translated from the coding sequence GTGCAAACATTAAAGAGAGGGCTGTTTGTCGGCCTTAATACGACATGGACGCTCGGAAAAGTCATTTTTCCGATCACGCTGATCGTCACGCTTCTCCGTTATACACCGGTTCTGCCGTGGGTCATCGCCAGGCTAGAACCGCTGATGGGCTGGCTGGGTTTATCAGGGGATGCCGCCATTCCGCTCGTCATCGGCAACTTTTTAAATCTGTATGCGGCAATCGGGGCGATTTTGACCCTTGATCTGACGGTAAAAGAAGTATTCATTCTTGCTGTCATGCTGTCGTTTTCCCATAATCTGCTGATCGAATCGACGGTTGCAGCCCGGGTCGGCATCAAAATATGGGTGGTCACGCTGGTCAGGATTTCGCTTGCTGTCTTTTCAGCTGTCATGATCAATATTGCCTGGTCCGGAGGCGGGGAGCTCGCGCAGTACGGACTTGTCCAGTCAACTGAGGCGGAAGTTTCCGGCTGGTTCAATATTTTGCTTCAAGGAATTGAAAAAGCATCACTCGGCATTATCCAGCTTGCTTTGATCGTCATACCGCTTATGATTGCCATTCAGTATATGAAGGAAAAAGACTGGCTTGATGCTTTTTCCCGCCGGCTCGCTCCGTTCACCAGAATGCTCGGCATGAAGGAAAATACGTCAATGACACTCGTTGCCGGCCTTACAATCGGTCTCGCATATGGGGCAGGTGTGATGATTCAGGCTGTAAAAGAAGACGGTGTTGAAAAACGCGATTTGTATCTCGCCTTCATTTTTCTAGTATCTTGCCATGCGGTCGTGGAAGATACACTTATCTTTGTGCCGCTCGGCATCCCGGTCTGGCCGCTGCTTGCCATCAGGCTTGTGACGGCAATCCTGCTGACGATGGCGGTCGCATTCTTCTGGCCGCGATTTGAAACAGCTCATAGAAAGGAAGCAACTTATGAAAATTGA
- the lgt gene encoding prolipoprotein diacylglyceryl transferase yields the protein MEQQIQPLDRVFLDLGPFTIYWYAVFILSGALLGLWVATREAKRRGMDSEVFIDLVMWAIPIAILSARLYYVLFKLGYYIDNPGQIFAIWEGGLAIHGALIGSVVTAIVFAKKRGLSFWKLADIAAPSIILGQAIGRWGNFMNQEAHGGEVSRAFLEGLNLPQFIIDQMYINGTYYHPTFLYESIWNLLGFVLLILLRKVNLKRGELFLSYVIWYSIGRFFIEGMRTDSLMLTDSLRIAQVISLVLIAGAALLWWYRRAKGYADKRYLED from the coding sequence ATGGAACAGCAAATACAGCCTCTTGACCGGGTCTTTTTGGATCTCGGTCCATTTACGATTTACTGGTATGCGGTCTTTATTTTATCGGGGGCGCTGCTTGGGCTGTGGGTGGCGACCCGTGAAGCGAAACGGCGCGGAATGGATTCGGAAGTGTTCATCGATCTGGTCATGTGGGCGATTCCGATCGCAATTTTATCGGCACGCCTTTATTATGTTCTTTTTAAGCTCGGCTACTATATCGACAACCCGGGGCAAATTTTTGCAATCTGGGAAGGCGGCCTGGCCATCCACGGTGCGCTCATCGGAAGTGTTGTCACGGCTATTGTGTTTGCCAAAAAACGGGGGCTCTCATTCTGGAAGCTTGCAGATATCGCTGCGCCAAGTATTATTTTAGGGCAGGCGATCGGCCGCTGGGGCAATTTCATGAATCAGGAAGCGCACGGCGGCGAGGTCTCCCGCGCATTTTTGGAAGGGTTGAATCTTCCGCAGTTCATCATCGATCAAATGTATATTAATGGCACATATTATCACCCTACTTTTTTATACGAATCGATATGGAACCTGCTTGGATTTGTGCTTTTAATCCTGCTGCGAAAGGTCAATTTGAAGCGCGGTGAGTTGTTCCTGTCATATGTAATTTGGTATTCGATTGGACGCTTCTTTATTGAAGGCATGCGGACAGACAGCTTGATGCTGACCGACAGCCTGCGCATTGCCCAGGTCATTTCCCTTGTCCTGATCGCCGGTGCGGCATTGCTGTGGTGGTACCGCCGGGCAAAAGGATATGCCGATAAGCGGTACTTGGAAGACTAG
- a CDS encoding PspC domain-containing protein, whose product MKKLYRSRTDRKVAGVLGGLAEYLSADPTIIRIIFLVLLIGTGFFPMGLLYILSIFIIPNEEEVIKE is encoded by the coding sequence ATGAAAAAGTTGTATCGTTCCCGCACAGACCGCAAAGTGGCAGGGGTCCTTGGCGGCCTGGCCGAATATTTGAGTGCTGATCCGACCATTATCCGGATCATTTTCCTGGTGCTCTTGATCGGTACCGGATTTTTCCCGATGGGGCTCCTCTACATTTTGAGCATTTTCATCATTCCAAATGAAGAGGAAGTCATCAAAGAATGA